The proteins below are encoded in one region of Telopea speciosissima isolate NSW1024214 ecotype Mountain lineage chromosome 10, Tspe_v1, whole genome shotgun sequence:
- the LOC122641922 gene encoding uncharacterized protein LOC122641922: MEKETKNQRVGRGPETDFLLQWGNRKRLRCVKIKEEDDASEKPNGVIRKKITSRVDRRVVRGEKETSLPPPQPNHINRNSETTTIPSTPSENRKSSSPEKEDRYYTTRGSLGFDDNGKISMDLGQDRGFVWPKLFISLSSKEKEEDFMAMKGCKLPQRPKKRAKFIQKSLLLVSPGAWLSDLCQERYEVREKKTSKKRPRGLKAMGSMESDSE, from the exons ATGGAGAAGGAAACAAAGAACCAGCGAGTAGGTAGAGGTCCGGAAACCGATTTCCTTCTACAGTGGGGGAACCGGAAGAGACTGCGATGCgtgaagataaaagaagaagacgacGCATCAGAGAAACCCAACGGCGTGATTAGGAAGAAAATCACCTCTCGGGTTGATCGGCGTGTCGTCAGAGGGGAGAAAGAAACTTCTCTCCCTCCTCCACAACCTAATCACATTAACAG AAACTCCGAAACAACCACGATTCCGTCTACGCCAAGCGAGAATAGAAAGTCATCTTCGCCGGAAAAGGAAGACAGGTACTACACGACCAGAGGGTCTCTGGGTTTCGATGACAATGGCAAGATATCCATGGATTTAGGACAGGATAGAGGGTTTGTTTGGCCCAAGTTGTTTATTTCATTGTCaagcaaagaaaaagaggaggatTTCATGGCGATGAAGGGCTGTAAGCTTCCTCAAAGGCCCAAGAAAAGGGCTAAGTTCATCCAAAAGAGTTTACTT TTAGTGAGTCCCGGTGCGTGGCTCTCTGATCTATGCCAAGAGAGATATGAAGTGAGGGAAAAGaagacatcaaagaag AGACCGAGAGGATTGAAGGCCATGGGAAGCATGGAAAGCGATTCAGAATGA